Proteins from a genomic interval of Salinarchaeum sp. Harcht-Bsk1:
- a CDS encoding phosphotransferase family protein, with product MPDRSQEYFERLVDLDALEAFLEAELGPVDHYEVERHEQGHSNETLFVQWGDDELVVRRPPPGATAETAHDVLREYAFIDALQDTAVPVPSTVTSTDDHSVLGSDFYVMERVEGTVLRAGEPPAFANAEAREQTGSELVDTLAAIHGVDTDAVGLDDFGHPEGYTERQVARWGTQLAWAFEVTADEREVPELERVGDWLAEHCPEEHPHTLVHGDYKLDNVMFGPQRPVELVAVFDWEMATRGDPRSDVGWMLSYWRDAKDPDPVVEELVADFMEHPDYPTRRALVERWEEQTGLEYAEEHDRFYRTLAVYKLAGLGEMFYRRYLEGNADNPMYPKMEERVPALAERAIRIIEGEEPL from the coding sequence ATGCCAGACCGGAGCCAGGAGTACTTCGAGCGCCTCGTCGACCTCGACGCGCTCGAGGCCTTCCTCGAAGCCGAACTCGGCCCCGTCGACCACTACGAGGTCGAGCGCCACGAGCAGGGTCACTCGAACGAGACGCTGTTCGTTCAGTGGGGAGACGACGAACTGGTCGTTCGACGTCCGCCGCCCGGTGCGACGGCGGAGACGGCCCACGACGTCCTGCGCGAGTACGCGTTCATCGACGCGCTGCAGGACACCGCCGTCCCCGTTCCATCGACGGTCACGTCGACCGACGATCACTCGGTGCTCGGTAGCGATTTTTACGTGATGGAGCGGGTGGAGGGGACCGTCCTCCGAGCGGGCGAGCCACCGGCGTTCGCGAACGCCGAGGCCCGGGAGCAAACGGGGTCGGAGCTCGTCGACACGCTCGCGGCAATCCACGGCGTGGACACCGACGCCGTAGGACTCGACGACTTCGGTCACCCCGAGGGGTACACCGAGCGCCAGGTGGCACGCTGGGGCACGCAGCTCGCCTGGGCGTTCGAGGTCACTGCCGACGAGCGTGAAGTTCCGGAACTGGAGCGCGTCGGGGACTGGCTCGCAGAGCACTGCCCGGAGGAGCATCCCCACACGCTCGTCCACGGCGACTACAAGCTCGACAACGTGATGTTCGGCCCACAGCGACCGGTCGAGCTGGTTGCCGTCTTCGACTGGGAGATGGCGACGCGGGGCGATCCCCGCTCCGACGTGGGGTGGATGCTGTCCTACTGGCGTGACGCGAAGGATCCCGATCCCGTCGTCGAGGAGCTTGTAGCCGACTTCATGGAGCACCCCGACTACCCGACGCGGCGGGCGCTGGTCGAGCGCTGGGAGGAGCAGACGGGCCTGGAGTACGCCGAGGAGCACGACCGATTCTACCGGACGCTCGCGGTCTACAAGCTCGCGGGCCTCGGCGAGATGTTCTACCGGCGCTACCTCGAGGGGAACGCGGACAACCCGATGTACCCGAAGATGGAGGAGCGCGTGCCCGCTCTCGCCGAGCGCGCGATTCGCATCATCGAGGGGGAAGAGCCGCTATGA
- a CDS encoding MaoC family dehydratase encodes MKFEDVEVGDVNEFGSYEMTEDEIVSFAEQYDPQPFHVDPAAAKEYPYGGLIASGWHTCSATMRMLVENQFRDGDNLGSPGVDELRWHQPVRPGDVLSVRVEVTEKRPLESDPERGLVKSRVETSTDDGTLVLSWKSNVFVRRDPDA; translated from the coding sequence ATGAAGTTCGAAGACGTCGAAGTCGGCGACGTGAACGAGTTCGGGAGCTACGAGATGACCGAGGACGAGATCGTCTCCTTCGCCGAGCAGTACGACCCACAGCCGTTCCACGTCGATCCAGCAGCCGCGAAGGAGTACCCGTACGGCGGCCTGATCGCATCGGGCTGGCACACCTGTTCGGCGACGATGCGAATGCTCGTCGAGAACCAGTTCCGCGACGGCGACAACCTGGGCTCTCCCGGCGTCGACGAACTGCGGTGGCACCAGCCCGTCCGACCCGGAGACGTGCTGAGTGTCCGGGTCGAGGTCACCGAGAAACGGCCACTCGAGAGCGACCCGGAGCGAGGACTCGTCAAATCGAGGGTCGAGACCAGCACTGACGACGGGACGCTCGTCCTCTCCTGGAAGTCCAACGTCTTCGTGCGCCGCGATCCCGACGCGTGA
- a CDS encoding 3-hydroxyacyl-CoA dehydrogenase/enoyl-CoA hydratase family protein: MVVDSDSIERVGVIGAGNMGHGIAEVVALAGYEVVMRDVEEDLVRDGYEDIEWSLNKLAEKGIVDQSPDAVLERIDTTTDLAAAADGADLVIEAAPEQLSIKHDIFEELDEAAPEDAILASNTSSLSITTIAEGTERPDQVLGLHFFNPPVKMDLVEVIYGEGTSDATADAGYEFVESIGKTPIRVRKDVHGFVVNSVLGPFASEPAWMVSRDEATIRGADATMVHERGYPMGPFELADMNGIDIGYHVRKEADIPIPPIMQERVDAGNLGRKSGAGYYDYEDGDGADYGPDDAGDFDWFRVEAMMVNEGAKLVGNDVATPEAVDTGMRLGAGFPEGICRRGDALGLDDVLEKLQELHETYGDERYEPDGYLVDLVEAGHTGEEAGRGFYEYDAGDGPGEYSTINWALEDDGLLEIEFDRPERLNAMNGDLADAVVDLLDSIDEDAVRAVTFEGAGDRAFCAGADITGFASIEPAKQSEPTPVYGTIAEFPRPTLAKIDGYCLGAGLEMALACDLRIATTDSEFGFPEINLGLLPGGGGTQRTMRMIGDARAKELVFRGEHIAAERAENWGLINRAVDPADYDDVVAAFVHDLVTGPPIALRKAKRVMNEGRDQDLDAALDMESQAFALLLTTDDAKEGAAAFAEDREPEFTGE; this comes from the coding sequence ATGGTCGTCGACAGTGATTCGATCGAGCGAGTGGGCGTCATCGGCGCCGGAAATATGGGCCACGGCATCGCGGAGGTCGTGGCCCTCGCCGGCTACGAGGTGGTGATGCGAGACGTCGAGGAGGACCTCGTCCGGGACGGTTACGAGGACATCGAGTGGTCACTGAACAAACTCGCCGAGAAGGGGATCGTCGACCAGTCGCCGGATGCGGTCCTCGAGCGCATCGATACGACGACCGACCTCGCGGCGGCCGCGGACGGCGCGGATCTGGTGATCGAAGCCGCCCCCGAGCAACTCTCGATCAAGCACGACATCTTCGAGGAACTCGACGAAGCAGCGCCCGAGGACGCGATCCTGGCCTCGAACACGTCGTCGCTCTCGATCACGACGATTGCCGAGGGAACGGAGCGACCCGACCAGGTGCTCGGGCTGCACTTTTTCAACCCGCCAGTGAAGATGGATCTCGTCGAGGTCATCTACGGCGAGGGGACCAGCGACGCGACCGCCGACGCCGGCTACGAGTTCGTCGAGTCGATCGGCAAGACGCCGATTCGCGTCAGGAAGGACGTCCACGGGTTCGTCGTGAACTCGGTGCTCGGGCCGTTCGCGAGCGAGCCCGCCTGGATGGTCTCCCGCGACGAGGCGACGATCCGCGGCGCCGACGCCACGATGGTCCACGAGCGCGGCTACCCGATGGGCCCCTTCGAACTGGCCGACATGAACGGGATCGACATCGGGTACCACGTCCGGAAGGAGGCGGACATCCCGATCCCGCCGATCATGCAGGAGCGCGTCGACGCTGGAAACCTCGGCCGCAAGTCCGGCGCGGGATACTACGACTACGAGGACGGCGACGGGGCCGACTACGGGCCCGACGACGCGGGCGACTTCGACTGGTTCAGGGTCGAAGCGATGATGGTCAACGAGGGGGCCAAACTCGTCGGAAACGACGTCGCGACGCCCGAAGCAGTCGACACCGGGATGCGCCTCGGCGCTGGCTTCCCGGAAGGAATCTGCCGACGTGGCGACGCGCTCGGTCTGGACGACGTGCTCGAGAAGCTCCAAGAACTCCACGAGACGTACGGCGACGAGCGGTACGAGCCGGACGGCTACCTCGTGGACCTGGTCGAAGCGGGCCATACCGGCGAGGAGGCCGGTCGAGGATTCTACGAGTACGACGCTGGCGACGGCCCCGGCGAGTACAGCACGATCAACTGGGCGCTCGAGGACGACGGCCTGCTCGAAATCGAGTTCGACCGCCCCGAGCGCCTCAACGCGATGAACGGAGACCTCGCGGACGCCGTCGTCGACCTCCTCGACTCGATCGACGAAGATGCCGTACGAGCGGTGACCTTCGAGGGCGCAGGTGATCGAGCGTTCTGTGCGGGCGCGGACATCACCGGCTTCGCCTCGATCGAGCCGGCGAAGCAATCGGAGCCGACGCCCGTCTACGGTACGATCGCCGAATTCCCGCGGCCCACGCTCGCCAAGATCGACGGGTACTGCCTCGGCGCGGGACTGGAGATGGCCCTGGCATGCGACCTCCGGATCGCGACGACGGACTCGGAGTTCGGCTTTCCGGAGATCAATCTCGGGTTGCTGCCGGGCGGCGGGGGTACCCAGCGCACGATGCGAATGATCGGCGACGCGCGGGCCAAGGAACTGGTGTTCCGTGGCGAGCACATTGCCGCCGAGCGCGCCGAGAACTGGGGATTGATCAACCGCGCCGTCGATCCGGCGGACTACGACGACGTCGTCGCTGCGTTCGTCCACGATCTCGTGACCGGCCCGCCGATCGCGCTTCGGAAGGCAAAGCGCGTGATGAACGAGGGCCGCGACCAGGACCTCGACGCGGCGCTGGACATGGAGAGTCAGGCATTCGCCCTCCTGCTGACCACCGACGATGCGAAGGAAGGCGCGGCCGCGTTCGCGGAGGACCGCGAGCCGGAGTTCACCGGCGAGTGA
- a CDS encoding acyl-CoA dehydrogenase family protein, which produces MFTFDDSDAAAELADRARRLMEEVVLPKERELPGGMGVSDSTVRELREAAREYGVYAPQIAEEHGGMGYEFRDVLPTFEQAGRSILGPLAMRVDAPDEGNMHLLEMQGTEIQKEQYLEPLVAGDIASGFSMTEPLQGAGSDPKMIQTTAEKDGDEWIIDGHKWWTTQGIEADVLLVLARTNPDVHPYEGCSVFVVPAEANGVEVVRDIPHLGGHSLGTGHAEIKFDHVRVPEEHLLGEEGEGFTHVQERLGPARLTHCMRFSGMAERALSIARAYSAEREAFGTTLAEKQHARFEIAERETQVQAARAMVRAAADAITAGQQARTEVSASKVFAARATGAAIDTAVQYCGANGIGRDLPLADFYESVRTFRIVDGADEVHLRTIARELFEDVDEAELEPVLRYGE; this is translated from the coding sequence ATGTTCACGTTCGACGACTCCGACGCTGCTGCGGAGCTGGCGGATCGGGCCCGGCGGCTGATGGAGGAGGTCGTCCTCCCGAAAGAGCGAGAACTGCCCGGTGGGATGGGCGTCTCGGACTCGACGGTACGGGAACTCAGGGAGGCCGCCCGAGAGTACGGCGTCTACGCGCCGCAGATCGCCGAGGAGCACGGGGGCATGGGCTACGAGTTCCGGGACGTGCTTCCGACCTTCGAGCAGGCAGGTCGAAGCATCCTCGGCCCGCTCGCGATGCGGGTAGACGCCCCGGACGAGGGGAACATGCACCTCCTCGAGATGCAGGGCACAGAGATCCAGAAGGAGCAGTATCTCGAACCGCTCGTCGCCGGCGACATCGCGTCGGGCTTCTCGATGACCGAGCCGCTCCAGGGCGCCGGATCAGACCCGAAGATGATCCAGACCACCGCCGAGAAAGACGGCGACGAGTGGATCATCGACGGCCACAAGTGGTGGACGACGCAGGGCATCGAGGCCGACGTCCTGCTCGTACTCGCTCGGACGAATCCCGACGTCCACCCCTACGAGGGGTGCTCGGTGTTCGTCGTGCCGGCCGAGGCAAACGGCGTCGAGGTCGTCCGCGACATCCCGCACCTCGGCGGGCACTCGCTGGGTACCGGGCACGCGGAGATCAAGTTCGACCACGTCCGCGTCCCCGAGGAGCACCTGCTCGGCGAGGAGGGCGAGGGGTTCACCCACGTCCAGGAGCGCCTCGGTCCCGCTCGACTGACTCACTGTATGCGCTTTTCAGGCATGGCGGAGCGCGCGCTCTCGATCGCCAGGGCGTACAGCGCCGAACGAGAGGCGTTCGGGACGACGCTCGCCGAGAAGCAACACGCCCGGTTCGAGATCGCCGAGCGCGAGACGCAAGTCCAGGCGGCGCGGGCGATGGTCCGCGCGGCCGCAGACGCGATCACCGCTGGTCAGCAGGCCAGGACGGAGGTCTCGGCGAGCAAGGTATTCGCCGCACGAGCGACGGGCGCCGCGATCGACACCGCCGTGCAGTACTGCGGCGCCAACGGTATCGGGCGGGATCTCCCACTGGCGGACTTCTACGAGAGCGTCCGAACGTTCCGCATCGTCGACGGCGCGGACGAGGTCCACCTGCGGACGATCGCGCGGGAGCTGTTCGAGGACGTGGACGAAGCCGAGCTCGAACCGGTCTTGCGCTACGGCGAGTGA
- a CDS encoding HAD family hydrolase, with product MSDERHTASGSPDVEAVFWDIGGVILAADSVRTAHRAFVEELVTEYSTSHTAESALEVWRTTVGEYFRERDGTEFRPARKAYRLAIDEILDESVEDAEWRPSFRAVLEEHARPNPGAVEAIERLAAAPVHLGVISDVDEAEGRRLLETFGVLETFDSVTTSEAVGRTKPDPAMFETALETAGVEPSRAAMIGDRYDHDVAGSAEVGMTAVAYGADDGPAVDHRIEELRELPALLGFED from the coding sequence GTGTCCGACGAACGTCACACCGCGTCCGGGAGCCCCGACGTCGAGGCTGTCTTCTGGGACATCGGTGGCGTCATCCTGGCGGCCGATTCCGTGCGGACTGCCCACCGGGCGTTCGTCGAGGAGCTCGTGACCGAGTATTCCACGAGCCACACCGCGGAGTCCGCGCTGGAGGTGTGGCGGACGACGGTCGGGGAGTACTTCCGGGAGCGCGACGGGACGGAGTTCCGGCCGGCGCGGAAGGCCTATCGACTCGCCATCGACGAGATCCTCGACGAGTCAGTCGAAGACGCGGAGTGGCGGCCGTCGTTTCGCGCCGTGCTCGAGGAACACGCTCGGCCGAACCCGGGGGCCGTCGAGGCGATCGAACGGCTCGCCGCCGCGCCCGTTCACCTGGGCGTGATCAGCGACGTGGACGAGGCCGAAGGGAGGCGGCTGCTCGAGACGTTCGGCGTGCTGGAGACGTTCGACTCCGTGACGACCTCCGAAGCAGTCGGCCGGACCAAGCCAGATCCCGCGATGTTCGAAACAGCGCTGGAGACGGCCGGCGTCGAGCCTTCCAGGGCCGCGATGATCGGGGACCGGTACGACCACGACGTGGCGGGCAGCGCCGAGGTAGGGATGACAGCCGTGGCCTACGGCGCCGATGACGGGCCGGCGGTCGATCACCGGATTGAGGAGCTCCGCGAACTCCCTGCATTGCTGGGGTTCGAGGACTGA
- a CDS encoding SDR family NAD(P)-dependent oxidoreductase: MAEDASERFGIEGQRAIVTGASSGIGRAIAEQFAAAGADVVVCSREQENVDPVAEGIAESDRPGEALAVECDVTDRDAVEALVDATVEQFGGIDCLVNNAGASFMAAFDDISPNGWQTIVDINLTGTYHCTQAAGEALAEGGGTVINLASIAGQDGSPHMSHYGAAKAGVINLTSSLAAEWADRDVRVNCIAPGLVATPGVASQMGITAEEVDRSEVDRSIGRSEEVADLAQFLASPASSYMVGETVGIAGVPRISEGVI, translated from the coding sequence ATGGCCGAAGACGCATCCGAGCGGTTCGGAATCGAAGGGCAGCGTGCGATCGTGACTGGCGCGTCGAGCGGCATCGGGCGAGCGATCGCCGAACAGTTCGCCGCAGCCGGCGCCGACGTGGTGGTCTGCTCTCGCGAGCAGGAGAACGTGGATCCGGTCGCGGAGGGAATTGCCGAGAGCGACCGGCCGGGTGAGGCCCTCGCCGTCGAGTGTGACGTAACCGACCGCGACGCTGTCGAGGCGCTCGTCGACGCGACGGTCGAGCAATTCGGCGGCATCGACTGCCTCGTGAACAACGCAGGGGCGAGCTTCATGGCCGCATTCGACGACATCTCTCCGAACGGCTGGCAGACGATCGTCGACATCAATCTCACGGGCACCTACCACTGCACCCAGGCCGCTGGCGAGGCGCTGGCCGAGGGCGGCGGAACGGTCATCAACCTCGCCAGCATCGCCGGGCAGGATGGCTCCCCACACATGAGCCACTATGGCGCCGCCAAGGCCGGCGTGATCAACCTCACCTCCTCACTCGCAGCGGAGTGGGCCGATCGAGACGTGCGCGTGAACTGCATCGCGCCCGGGCTCGTCGCGACGCCAGGCGTGGCCTCGCAGATGGGAATTACCGCGGAGGAGGTCGACCGATCGGAGGTCGATCGATCGATCGGACGCAGCGAGGAGGTCGCGGACCTCGCGCAGTTCCTCGCGAGTCCGGCCTCCTCGTACATGGTCGGCGAGACGGTCGGGATCGCTGGCGTGCCCCGGATCTCCGAAGGCGTGATCTGA
- a CDS encoding MaoC/PaaZ C-terminal domain-containing protein — protein MSGGYDAVEVGDTATTAGRTITEADVANFAGVSGDFNHLHLDAETMAATEYGERIVHGALVFSVATGLLWQHRDDDIREHVVAFYGVDRLRFVRPCFIGDTLHVVREVLEKERREHPVATGIVRYEITVLNQRDETVLAAEFLSLLQ, from the coding sequence ATGAGCGGTGGATACGACGCCGTCGAGGTCGGCGACACCGCAACGACCGCCGGACGGACCATCACCGAAGCCGACGTCGCGAACTTCGCCGGCGTGAGCGGCGACTTCAACCACCTCCATCTGGACGCGGAAACGATGGCTGCGACCGAGTACGGTGAGCGAATCGTCCACGGTGCGCTGGTGTTCTCCGTCGCGACGGGGCTGCTATGGCAGCACCGCGACGACGACATTCGCGAACACGTCGTCGCCTTCTACGGGGTGGACCGCCTCCGATTCGTCCGACCCTGCTTCATCGGCGACACGCTTCACGTCGTGCGTGAAGTCCTCGAGAAGGAGCGGCGTGAGCATCCAGTCGCAACGGGGATCGTTCGCTACGAGATAACTGTCCTGAACCAGCGGGACGAGACCGTGCTCGCCGCCGAGTTCCTGTCCCTCCTCCAGTAA
- a CDS encoding ABC transporter substrate-binding protein — MMTRHNEQTTGDQHTDEQTTGRRPTDERNADGSTGGTGYVRRRHFLQTAGAAAVTSTLAGCIPGSGDGGDNLEGPIRIGHLAPLQNPLGIGSRRTATMAVDQISDDGGIMDEEVEVVHADTGGNPGTAQTEAERLVAEEDVDVIVGTFVSEVTQAIMDYVAQEGVPLIVTGSSAPSTVTDFIGQDYDRYKNFFRTGPINSTFQAEAMVDYVNHLNDLHGWSSFAVVADDAAWVEPHLNVLPDALEEQGYDLVMEQSLNINIDDFSPVINDVVESDADAMIRFFAHINAAPLLVERAQRELTFGIEGIHVTGMHPAFAQLTEGAATYETTSQSGGGGTTDITENTIPFVESYRERFADSDPPVGHPMYMGFNTYDAINVYKAAVERGGTWDYGNDLDSIVDAMLATDHTGVAGQIQLYGPDAEYPHDAKETRDDEGTISNFPITQWQPQGALECVYPEQHATAEHMAPRW; from the coding sequence ATGATGACAAGGCACAACGAACAGACCACAGGGGATCAGCACACTGACGAACAGACCACGGGAAGACGACCAACGGACGAGCGGAACGCGGACGGTAGCACAGGGGGAACGGGGTACGTCAGGCGGCGACACTTCCTGCAGACTGCTGGCGCCGCGGCAGTGACGTCGACGCTGGCCGGGTGCATCCCGGGCAGCGGGGACGGCGGCGACAACCTCGAAGGCCCGATTCGGATCGGCCACCTGGCGCCGTTACAGAACCCACTGGGGATCGGTTCTCGGCGGACCGCGACCATGGCCGTCGATCAGATCTCTGATGACGGCGGGATCATGGACGAGGAAGTCGAAGTCGTCCACGCGGACACCGGTGGGAACCCCGGAACCGCGCAGACGGAGGCCGAGCGACTCGTCGCGGAGGAGGACGTCGACGTCATCGTCGGCACGTTCGTCAGCGAAGTCACCCAGGCGATCATGGATTACGTCGCCCAGGAGGGCGTCCCGCTGATCGTGACGGGCTCCTCGGCACCGAGCACGGTGACGGACTTCATCGGCCAGGACTACGATCGGTACAAGAACTTCTTCCGCACGGGGCCGATCAACTCCACGTTCCAGGCGGAGGCGATGGTGGACTACGTCAACCACCTGAACGACCTCCACGGCTGGAGTTCGTTCGCAGTGGTAGCCGACGACGCAGCGTGGGTCGAGCCACACCTGAACGTCCTGCCCGACGCGCTGGAAGAGCAGGGGTACGATCTCGTGATGGAGCAGTCGCTCAACATCAACATCGACGACTTCAGCCCTGTCATCAACGACGTCGTCGAGTCCGACGCCGACGCGATGATCCGCTTCTTCGCGCATATCAACGCGGCTCCGCTGCTGGTCGAGCGGGCCCAGCGAGAGCTCACGTTTGGCATCGAGGGGATCCACGTCACGGGGATGCACCCTGCATTTGCCCAGTTGACCGAGGGGGCAGCGACCTACGAGACGACCTCCCAGTCCGGGGGCGGGGGGACGACGGACATCACGGAGAACACGATTCCGTTCGTCGAGTCCTACCGGGAGCGCTTCGCGGACAGCGACCCGCCGGTCGGCCACCCGATGTACATGGGGTTCAACACCTACGACGCGATCAACGTCTACAAGGCGGCGGTCGAGCGTGGCGGCACCTGGGACTACGGGAACGACCTCGACAGCATCGTCGACGCGATGCTCGCGACCGACCACACGGGCGTCGCGGGACAGATCCAGCTCTACGGCCCCGACGCCGAGTACCCTCACGACGCCAAGGAGACACGGGACGACGAAGGGACCATCTCGAACTTCCCGATCACGCAGTGGCAACCCCAGGGAGCGCTCGAGTGCGTCTATCCCGAACAACACGCAACTGCCGAACACATGGCTCCCCGCTGGTAG
- a CDS encoding branched-chain amino acid ABC transporter permease, whose protein sequence is MFSGLPTVLVNAALISALYALIAIGFTMIFGVGGVLNLAHGALLMAGAYAYLLLARDTISVPVFESMTLHPLIAFPIAVVTVAVLSYLLYVVIVQFVEDNPIVTFLATIVVALAATEVVIHYAGASTHTYTLIPSDLLPSTVGFGPVDGILTVDVVGFVVSWVAIGLLWLYVTKTDSGRAIRATSMTERGARLTGVNVHAVRARTWLVAGALAGIGGVFLGASASATPGMWLQPLSLAFIIVVIGGIGSIKGSIVAAYLIGFLQTGVGEYLGQNFRGILSLVLLIAVLFMLPQGLFGREFHE, encoded by the coding sequence ATGTTCAGCGGACTTCCAACGGTGCTGGTCAACGCGGCACTGATCAGTGCACTCTACGCCCTGATCGCGATCGGCTTCACGATGATCTTCGGCGTCGGGGGCGTGTTGAACCTGGCACACGGAGCCCTGCTGATGGCCGGCGCGTACGCGTACCTGCTGCTGGCCCGCGACACGATCTCGGTCCCAGTGTTCGAGTCGATGACGTTGCACCCACTGATCGCATTCCCGATCGCGGTCGTCACGGTGGCAGTGCTATCGTACCTGCTGTACGTCGTCATCGTCCAGTTCGTGGAGGACAATCCGATCGTCACCTTCCTGGCGACGATCGTCGTCGCCCTGGCAGCGACGGAGGTCGTGATCCACTACGCCGGTGCGTCGACCCACACGTACACGCTGATTCCGAGCGATCTGCTGCCGTCGACCGTCGGCTTCGGCCCCGTCGACGGAATCCTCACCGTCGACGTCGTCGGGTTCGTCGTCTCCTGGGTTGCCATTGGACTCCTGTGGCTCTACGTGACGAAGACCGACAGCGGGCGTGCGATTCGCGCGACGTCGATGACGGAACGTGGCGCGCGGCTCACGGGCGTCAACGTGCACGCGGTGCGAGCCCGGACCTGGCTCGTGGCGGGTGCACTCGCCGGGATCGGGGGCGTCTTCCTCGGTGCCTCCGCCTCCGCGACGCCCGGAATGTGGCTCCAGCCGCTCTCGCTCGCGTTCATCATCGTCGTCATCGGTGGGATCGGGTCGATCAAGGGATCGATCGTCGCCGCGTACCTGATCGGCTTTCTGCAGACGGGCGTGGGGGAGTACCTGGGGCAGAACTTCCGGGGAATCCTCTCGCTCGTCTTGCTCATCGCGGTGCTGTTCATGCTTCCGCAAGGACTGTTCGGGAGGGAGTTCCATGAGTAG
- a CDS encoding branched-chain amino acid ABC transporter permease codes for MSSDSAFVRATDAVMAQLRTRLRPVWDAICTVLAPLDRALQPVAGLYNRSLGRHFGTMTGLQFAVITLGFAMIATVPFWSPLYSETLNITFAVASIWAIFAMSWDIQSGYTGYISFGHSVLSGAAGYTIGLLILHYDPSMGPLTTIPIAVLASLVLGLVIAVPSLRLRGPYFSLITLVGVLLFTNLIFAFSEWTNGELGIHQVDPFTYEPWVRYYYMAIPMLAIAVGLTYVARSNVGMVLLTIRENERAVSSAGLDPTKFKISSFVLSSIPMGIGGALLVYYGRAINPVSFVEISNSIEIIALAVIGGMGSIIGPLFGSFLFFFLEEEFLRDFIDDSSTRTLVLWLFVLGVLVFARNGVFRVVWHGLGAVRGDSE; via the coding sequence ATGAGTAGTGACTCGGCGTTCGTCCGCGCGACCGACGCAGTGATGGCACAGCTCCGCACGAGGCTGCGACCGGTCTGGGACGCCATCTGCACGGTGCTCGCGCCGCTCGATCGGGCACTCCAGCCGGTCGCGGGCCTGTACAATCGGTCGCTGGGGCGCCACTTCGGGACGATGACTGGATTGCAGTTCGCCGTCATCACGCTCGGCTTCGCGATGATCGCGACGGTCCCGTTCTGGAGCCCGTTGTACAGTGAGACCCTGAACATCACGTTCGCGGTGGCGTCGATCTGGGCGATCTTCGCGATGAGCTGGGACATCCAGAGCGGCTACACCGGCTACATCAGCTTTGGACACTCCGTCCTCTCCGGTGCCGCCGGCTATACGATCGGCCTGCTGATCCTGCACTACGACCCCTCGATGGGGCCGTTGACGACGATCCCGATCGCCGTGCTGGCCTCCCTCGTGCTCGGGCTGGTGATCGCGGTGCCGTCGCTCCGGCTCCGCGGGCCGTACTTCTCGTTGATCACGCTGGTCGGGGTACTCCTCTTTACGAACCTCATCTTCGCGTTCAGCGAGTGGACCAACGGCGAGCTGGGCATCCACCAGGTGGACCCGTTCACCTACGAGCCCTGGGTCCGCTACTACTACATGGCGATCCCGATGCTCGCCATCGCGGTCGGGCTAACCTACGTCGCCCGGTCCAACGTCGGCATGGTGTTGTTGACGATCCGCGAGAACGAGCGAGCCGTCTCTTCGGCGGGGCTGGATCCGACGAAGTTCAAGATCTCGTCGTTCGTCCTCAGCTCGATTCCGATGGGAATCGGTGGCGCCCTGCTGGTCTACTACGGCAGGGCGATCAACCCGGTGAGCTTCGTCGAGATCTCCAACAGCATCGAGATCATCGCGCTCGCGGTGATCGGCGGGATGGGGTCGATTATCGGTCCGCTGTTTGGCTCCTTCCTCTTCTTCTTCCTCGAGGAGGAGTTCCTCCGGGACTTCATCGACGACTCCTCGACGCGAACCCTCGTGCTCTGGCTCTTCGTACTCGGCGTGCTCGTTTTCGCACGCAACGGCGTGTTCCGCGTCGTCTGGCACGGGCTCGGCGCCGTCCGGGGTGATTCGGAGTGA